One Kineococcus radiotolerans SRS30216 = ATCC BAA-149 DNA window includes the following coding sequences:
- a CDS encoding acyl-CoA desaturase: MPWTRWHVATQDAMNGHTVETHLTRSPETGTLTPAGAEPRPAARPQGAKLYQALAQQVRERGLMRRRPGWYVLRAAALLAVLGAVAVASWNLGDTWWQLLLAPVVAVVVSQVAFLGHDAAHQQVFGSPRANEVAARGLASGWAGLSYGWWLGKHGVHHSAPNQRGRDTDIESKALAFYPEAVEGKSRLHAWLLRRQGFLFFPLLLLEGLNLHVDSARNLTSRAPRPRRAVDISLVVVRWALYLAFAGAVMSPLKVLAFVAVDLACFGVLLGGAFAPNHTGMPILARGAKLDFLHRQVTSSRNVSGGWWVDLVMGGLNHQVEHHLFPSMPRPTLRKVRPIVRDFCAGHGIPYTETSFVGAFRAVVVHLNTVGLAGRRDNSCPLAAQLRS; encoded by the coding sequence GTGCCCTGGACCCGGTGGCACGTCGCGACGCAGGACGCGATGAACGGACACACCGTGGAAACCCACCTCACCCGGTCCCCCGAGACCGGAACCCTCACCCCCGCCGGGGCCGAGCCCCGCCCCGCCGCCCGCCCGCAGGGCGCGAAGCTCTACCAGGCCCTCGCCCAGCAGGTGCGCGAGCGCGGGCTGATGCGGCGCCGTCCCGGCTGGTACGTCCTGCGGGCCGCCGCGCTCCTCGCCGTCCTCGGCGCCGTCGCCGTCGCGTCCTGGAACCTCGGCGACACGTGGTGGCAGCTGCTGCTCGCCCCCGTGGTGGCCGTCGTCGTCAGCCAGGTCGCCTTCCTCGGCCACGACGCCGCCCACCAGCAGGTCTTCGGCAGCCCCCGCGCCAACGAGGTCGCCGCCCGCGGCCTGGCCTCGGGGTGGGCGGGCCTGAGCTACGGCTGGTGGCTGGGCAAGCACGGCGTGCACCACAGCGCCCCGAACCAGCGCGGGCGCGACACCGACATCGAGTCCAAGGCGCTGGCCTTCTACCCCGAGGCCGTCGAGGGGAAGAGCCGGCTGCACGCGTGGCTGCTGCGCCGCCAGGGCTTCCTGTTCTTCCCGCTGCTGCTGCTCGAGGGCCTCAACCTGCACGTCGACAGCGCGCGGAACCTGACCTCCCGCGCTCCCCGCCCCCGCCGGGCGGTCGACATCTCGCTCGTCGTGGTCCGCTGGGCGCTCTACCTGGCCTTCGCGGGCGCGGTCATGTCCCCGTTGAAGGTCCTGGCCTTCGTGGCCGTCGACCTCGCCTGCTTCGGGGTGCTGCTCGGGGGGGCGTTCGCGCCCAACCACACCGGCATGCCGATCCTGGCCCGCGGCGCGAAGCTCGACTTCCTGCACCGCCAGGTCACGTCCTCGCGCAACGTCAGCGGCGGCTGGTGGGTCGACCTCGTCATGGGCGGGCTGAACCACCAGGTGGAGCACCACCTGTTCCCGAGCATGCCCCGGCCCACCCTGCGGAAGGTGCGCCCGATCGTGCGGGACTTCTGCGCCGGTCACGGCATCCCCTACACCGAGACGTCCTTCGTCGGCGCGTTCCGCGCCGTCGTGGTGCACCTGAACACCGTGGGCCTGGCCGGGCGCCGGGACAACTCCTGCCCCCTCGCGGCCCAGCTGCGCAGCTGA
- a CDS encoding GAF and ANTAR domain-containing protein, whose product MSEQRIAEVFVELADTLVADFDVVDFLHVLSDRCVELLDVDASGLMLSDERGRLQLVAGTSRATRDLELFELEVDEGPCVETFATGKAILNVEVAAAGERWPRFCRAAAEAGVRHTSALPMRLRGRVIGALNLFSPTPISATGLALGQAMADVATIGLINERSLREKTVLSEQLQGALQSRIVIEQAKGVLAARAGTGVAEAFTRMRDHARRSGTSLTAVATAVVTGALRLDLPPAP is encoded by the coding sequence GTGAGTGAGCAGCGCATCGCCGAGGTCTTCGTCGAGCTGGCCGACACCCTGGTCGCCGACTTCGACGTCGTCGACTTCCTGCACGTCCTCAGCGACCGCTGCGTCGAGCTGCTGGACGTCGACGCCTCGGGGCTGATGCTCTCCGACGAGCGGGGCCGGCTGCAGCTGGTCGCCGGCACCTCCCGGGCGACGCGCGACCTGGAGCTGTTCGAGCTGGAGGTCGACGAGGGTCCCTGCGTGGAGACCTTCGCGACGGGGAAGGCGATCCTGAACGTCGAGGTCGCCGCCGCCGGCGAGCGCTGGCCCCGGTTCTGCCGGGCGGCCGCCGAGGCCGGGGTGCGGCACACCTCCGCCCTGCCGATGCGGTTGCGCGGGCGGGTCATCGGCGCGCTGAACCTCTTCTCCCCCACGCCCATCAGCGCCACCGGTCTCGCGCTGGGCCAGGCGATGGCCGACGTCGCGACCATCGGCCTGATCAACGAGCGGTCGCTGCGGGAGAAGACCGTGCTCTCGGAGCAGCTGCAGGGCGCCTTGCAGAGCCGCATCGTCATCGAGCAGGCCAAGGGCGTGCTCGCGGCCCGGGCGGGGACCGGCGTGGCGGAGGCCTTCACCCGGATGCGGGACCACGCCCGGCGCAGCGGGACCTCCCTCACGGCGGTGGCCACGGCCGTCGTCACCGGGGCGCTGCGCCTGGACCTGCCCCCGGCGCCCTGA
- a CDS encoding SpoIIE family protein phosphatase, translating to MALPKPDFARVFDETPVPLLLLTPDFVIVHANRARLEATATTLEATVGRGLFEVFPMNPDDPAADGLVNLRDSLALTRDTRRPQTMAIQKYDIPMPDGSYEERFWSPRNVPILDERGEVVLLLHRSDDITGYVQAREAARVSAELNDRLRERAERVEHDLFSRTRELEQLVAHLGRATARAELLAGVTAELTSTLDGEEAVGRLAQLVVPQLADWCIVSLVTEGRPGAARALRDVGSWHADEALRPVVAEYAATRLGVLRAGSLLDQALSTGRPQVQASRALEYLTSVLEPGRARDLVTELAPESLLTLPLRARGRTLGVLMLANGAARSPITAEETATATDIAGRAGLALDNARLYRQQRELAEALQRSLLTEPAQPDHLEVAVRYTPAAETARVGGDWYDAFVQPCGTTILTIGDVLGHDTDAAAAMAQIRSLLRGIAVATDAGPAAVLTGVDRAVVALEVGTTATAVVARVEQTPEEARRGVRRLVWSNAGHPPPVVLTPGGTATALQGAASELLLGVVPDAPRTESVVVLEAGSTVLLHTDGLVERRGEGLDDGLARLRDVLEELAARDLDLGTLCDEVLDRMLPERPEDDVALLALRMHPED from the coding sequence ATGGCCCTGCCCAAACCCGACTTCGCCCGGGTCTTCGACGAGACCCCGGTCCCGCTGCTCCTGCTCACCCCCGACTTCGTCATCGTGCACGCCAACCGGGCCCGGCTGGAGGCCACTGCCACCACGCTGGAGGCCACCGTCGGCCGCGGGTTGTTCGAGGTGTTCCCGATGAACCCCGACGACCCGGCCGCCGACGGGCTGGTCAACCTCCGCGACTCCCTCGCCCTGACCCGCGACACCCGCCGGCCGCAGACGATGGCCATCCAGAAGTACGACATCCCGATGCCCGACGGCAGCTACGAGGAGCGGTTCTGGAGCCCGCGCAACGTCCCGATCCTGGACGAGCGCGGCGAGGTCGTGCTGCTGCTGCACCGCTCCGACGACATCACCGGCTACGTCCAGGCCCGCGAGGCCGCGCGGGTCTCCGCCGAGCTGAACGACCGCCTGCGCGAGCGCGCCGAGCGCGTCGAGCACGACCTGTTCTCCCGCACCCGCGAGCTGGAGCAGCTCGTCGCCCACCTCGGGCGCGCCACCGCCCGCGCCGAGCTGCTGGCCGGGGTGACCGCCGAGCTGACCAGCACCCTCGACGGCGAGGAGGCCGTGGGCCGCCTGGCCCAGCTCGTCGTCCCGCAGCTCGCGGACTGGTGCATCGTCAGCCTGGTCACCGAGGGGCGGCCGGGGGCGGCGCGCGCCCTGCGCGACGTCGGCAGCTGGCACGCCGACGAGGCCCTGCGCCCGGTCGTGGCCGAGTACGCCGCCACCCGCCTGGGCGTGCTGCGCGCGGGGTCCCTGCTGGACCAGGCCCTCTCCACCGGCCGGCCGCAGGTCCAGGCGTCGCGGGCCCTGGAGTACCTGACCTCCGTGCTGGAGCCCGGCCGGGCCCGCGACCTCGTCACCGAGCTCGCCCCCGAGTCCCTGCTCACCCTCCCGCTGCGCGCCCGCGGGCGGACCCTCGGCGTGCTCATGCTCGCCAACGGCGCCGCCCGCAGCCCCATCACCGCGGAGGAGACCGCCACCGCGACCGACATCGCCGGGCGGGCGGGGCTCGCCCTCGACAACGCCCGCCTGTACCGGCAGCAGCGCGAGCTCGCCGAGGCCCTCCAGCGCTCGCTGCTCACCGAGCCCGCCCAGCCGGACCACCTCGAGGTCGCGGTGCGCTACACCCCGGCCGCGGAGACCGCCCGCGTCGGCGGGGACTGGTACGACGCCTTCGTTCAGCCGTGCGGCACGACGATCCTCACCATCGGCGACGTCCTGGGCCACGACACCGACGCGGCGGCGGCCATGGCCCAGATCCGCTCGCTGCTGCGGGGGATCGCCGTGGCCACCGACGCCGGGCCCGCCGCCGTGCTCACCGGGGTCGACCGGGCCGTGGTCGCCCTGGAGGTGGGCACCACCGCCACCGCCGTCGTGGCCCGCGTGGAGCAGACCCCCGAGGAGGCCCGCCGGGGGGTCCGCCGGCTGGTGTGGTCCAACGCCGGGCACCCGCCGCCCGTCGTCCTCACCCCCGGCGGCACCGCGACGGCCCTCCAGGGCGCCGCGTCCGAGCTGCTCCTCGGGGTGGTGCCCGACGCGCCCCGCACCGAGAGCGTCGTCGTGCTGGAGGCCGGCTCCACCGTCCTCCTGCACACCGACGGGCTCGTCGAGCGCCGCGGGGAGGGGCTGGACGACGGGCTCGCCCGCCTGCGCGACGTCCTCGAGGAGCTCGCCGCGCGCGACCTCGACCTCGGCACCCTGTGCGACGAGGTGCTGGACCGGATGCTGCCCGAACGGCCCGAGGACGACGTGGCCCTGCTGGCGCTGCGGATGCACCCCGAGGACTGA
- a CDS encoding GNAT family N-acetyltransferase has protein sequence MSDELVRTERLVLTRPVPADVDDVFALYSDPAVWEHYPSRRHTHRGATEELLAHVEESWQVIGLGSWVARDAEGRLMGTGGCDLRLGLAWNLGYRLARDVWGRGLAQEIVRAGIAASQRVRPDIAVTAYLLAGNARSKAAAERAGLDLVWTGPDAGNPDPDAVRLLYADRPLSRIVVRELTAT, from the coding sequence GTGAGCGACGAACTCGTCCGCACCGAACGCCTCGTGCTGACGCGCCCGGTCCCCGCCGACGTCGACGACGTCTTCGCCCTGTACTCCGACCCGGCGGTGTGGGAGCACTACCCCAGCCGCCGCCACACCCACCGCGGGGCGACCGAGGAGCTCCTGGCCCACGTGGAGGAGAGCTGGCAGGTCATCGGCCTGGGCAGCTGGGTCGCGCGCGACGCGGAGGGGCGGCTGATGGGGACCGGCGGCTGCGACCTGCGGCTGGGGCTGGCCTGGAACCTCGGCTACCGCCTCGCCCGCGACGTCTGGGGGCGGGGCCTGGCCCAGGAGATCGTCCGGGCCGGGATCGCCGCGTCGCAGCGGGTCCGTCCCGACATCGCCGTCACGGCCTACCTGCTGGCGGGCAACGCGCGCTCGAAGGCGGCCGCCGAGCGCGCGGGGCTGGACCTCGTCTGGACCGGTCCCGACGCCGGCAACCCCGACCCGGACGCGGTGCGGCTGCTCTACGCGGACCGCCCGCTGAGCCGGATCGTGGTGCGGGAGCTCACCGCGACCTGA
- a CDS encoding HAD family hydrolase, producing MADTAIFDVDGTLVDTNYQHALAWFRAFRRFGITLPLWRLHRGIGMGGDVFVPTVGGQDVEEAHGDDLRTAWTEEFDRLIGEVQPLEGAHELLRAVKDRGFRLVLASSGSGKHVDVFLDLVDGKGLADAWTTSEDAETSKPAPDLVAVALEKVGGTSGVMVGDSVYDVESAGKLDVPTLALRTGGFGVEELRAAGAVGVFDSLVDLREHLDETPLARPGS from the coding sequence ATGGCCGACACCGCGATCTTCGACGTCGACGGCACCCTCGTCGACACCAACTACCAGCACGCCCTGGCCTGGTTCCGGGCCTTCCGCCGCTTCGGCATCACCCTGCCGCTGTGGCGCCTGCACCGCGGGATCGGCATGGGTGGGGACGTCTTCGTCCCCACCGTCGGGGGGCAGGACGTGGAGGAGGCCCACGGCGACGACCTGCGCACGGCGTGGACGGAGGAGTTCGACCGGCTCATCGGCGAGGTCCAGCCCCTGGAGGGCGCGCACGAGCTGCTGCGGGCGGTGAAGGACCGCGGCTTCCGCCTCGTCCTGGCCAGCTCCGGGTCGGGCAAGCACGTCGACGTCTTCCTCGACCTCGTCGACGGGAAGGGGCTCGCCGACGCCTGGACGACGTCCGAGGACGCCGAGACGAGCAAACCCGCCCCGGACCTGGTGGCGGTGGCGCTGGAGAAGGTGGGCGGCACCTCGGGGGTGATGGTGGGCGACTCCGTCTACGACGTCGAGTCCGCCGGGAAGCTCGACGTGCCGACGCTGGCCCTGCGCACGGGCGGGTTCGGCGTCGAGGAGCTGCGCGCGGCCGGGGCGGTGGGCGTCTTCGACTCCCTCGTCGACCTGCGCGAGCACCTCGACGAGACCCCGCTGGCCCGCCCCGGGTCCTGA
- a CDS encoding Lrp/AsnC family transcriptional regulator → MATNPRPVLDATDHRILEQLQRDGRISVADLARAISLSASATAERLRRLTDTGVITGYSATLDPQALGYDVTAFVRLAYPTGNYKPFHDLLDTTPEVVEAHHVTGDDCFVLKVLARSMRDLERITGKLATLGGITTSVVYSSPLPRRRLDPA, encoded by the coding sequence GTGGCGACGAATCCCCGGCCGGTCCTGGACGCGACCGATCACCGCATCCTGGAGCAGCTGCAGCGGGACGGGCGGATCAGCGTCGCCGACCTGGCCCGCGCGATCAGCCTCTCCGCCAGCGCCACCGCCGAGCGTCTGCGCCGCCTCACCGACACCGGCGTCATCACCGGCTACAGCGCCACCTTGGACCCGCAGGCGCTGGGCTACGACGTCACCGCGTTCGTGCGCCTGGCCTACCCCACGGGCAACTACAAGCCGTTCCACGACCTGCTCGACACCACCCCGGAGGTCGTGGAGGCCCACCACGTCACCGGGGACGACTGCTTCGTCCTCAAGGTCCTCGCCCGCTCCATGCGCGACCTGGAACGCATCACCGGCAAGCTCGCGACCCTGGGCGGCATCACCACCAGCGTCGTCTACTCCAGCCCGCTGCCGCGCCGGCGGCTGGACCCGGCCTGA
- a CDS encoding glycoside hydrolase family 15, whose product MRRRWVLTAGGTGLVLAAAGATALPERTEAAPVPRLLNDASWHAADDGADAAWLAEGVVPGAGGPYEAMVRQGLLDLRALTAASGAVAAGPAPSWRYAWPRDSAFAAVALARTAHPGDADRVLGFLADVQLDDGGFEARYLLDGGGTPDGRRRQDDGAGWALWALREVLDADPSPASARARAEGARALLEAATEFVLDRTGGGEELPEPSPDYWERRETRLTLGTAAPLVAGLRAAAAVHSRLGERRRALAVGRAADRLRALVRERFAPSGFARYADLDEPPGGVDAAVAFLLPPFAARAEPDVLAALDRYQVQARRPAGGLAPGAGWRRDGVSWTPETAVVAHVAACSGRTGQARAWLDWLDAHRTSWGSIPEKVLADGSPAGPAPLGWSAAAAVLAVAAL is encoded by the coding sequence GTGCGTCGACGCTGGGTCCTGACCGCCGGGGGCACCGGTCTCGTGCTGGCCGCGGCCGGGGCGACGGCGCTGCCCGAGCGCACCGAGGCCGCACCCGTCCCCCGCCTGCTGAACGACGCGTCCTGGCACGCCGCCGACGACGGCGCCGACGCGGCGTGGCTGGCCGAGGGGGTCGTCCCGGGCGCCGGGGGCCCCTACGAGGCCATGGTGCGGCAGGGGCTGCTGGACCTGCGGGCCCTCACCGCCGCGAGCGGGGCCGTGGCCGCCGGGCCGGCGCCGAGCTGGCGCTACGCCTGGCCGCGGGACTCCGCCTTCGCCGCGGTCGCGCTGGCGCGCACCGCCCACCCGGGGGACGCCGACCGGGTCCTGGGCTTCCTCGCCGACGTGCAGCTCGACGACGGCGGGTTCGAGGCGCGGTACCTGCTCGACGGGGGCGGCACCCCCGACGGCCGGCGGCGCCAGGACGACGGGGCCGGCTGGGCGTTGTGGGCGCTGCGCGAGGTCCTCGACGCCGACCCGTCACCGGCCTCGGCCCGGGCGCGGGCGGAGGGGGCGCGGGCCCTGCTGGAGGCGGCGACGGAGTTCGTCCTGGACCGGACCGGGGGCGGGGAGGAGCTGCCCGAGCCCTCGCCGGACTACTGGGAGCGGCGCGAGACCCGCCTCACCCTCGGCACCGCGGCGCCGCTGGTCGCGGGGCTGCGCGCGGCCGCCGCGGTGCACTCCCGGCTGGGCGAGCGCCGCCGCGCCCTGGCCGTGGGCCGCGCGGCGGACCGGTTGCGGGCGCTGGTCCGCGAGCGCTTCGCGCCCTCCGGCTTCGCCCGCTACGCCGACCTCGACGAACCCCCCGGCGGGGTCGACGCGGCGGTCGCGTTCCTGCTGCCGCCGTTCGCGGCGCGCGCCGAGCCCGACGTCCTCGCCGCCCTGGACCGCTACCAGGTCCAGGCCCGGCGCCCGGCCGGGGGGCTGGCCCCGGGGGCGGGCTGGCGGCGGGACGGGGTCTCCTGGACCCCGGAGACCGCGGTGGTCGCGCACGTGGCCGCGTGCAGCGGCCGGACCGGGCAGGCCCGGGCCTGGCTGGACTGGCTGGACGCGCACCGGACCTCGTGGGGGTCGATCCCGGAGAAGGTCCTCGCCGACGGGTCCCCGGCCGGGCCGGCCCCGCTGGGCTGGTCGGCGGCCGCCGCGGTGCTGGCCGTCGCCGCGCTCTGA
- the rpmG gene encoding 50S ribosomal protein L33 — translation MAKSADVRPVVQLRSTAGTGFTYVTRKNRRNDPDRLVVRKYDPVVREHVEFREHR, via the coding sequence ATGGCCAAGTCCGCCGACGTCCGCCCGGTGGTCCAGCTCAGGTCCACGGCCGGCACGGGGTTCACCTACGTGACCCGCAAGAACCGCCGCAACGACCCCGACCGGCTGGTCGTGCGCAAGTACGACCCCGTCGTGCGCGAGCACGTCGAGTTCCGCGAGCACCGCTGA
- a CDS encoding GAF and ANTAR domain-containing protein, whose protein sequence is MDAEARVRVILADLVRDGTTAADLPRRLVERCGRVLPVSGAGLALMDDTDHPAGLVAASDGVAVALEDLQFTLGEGPCVDASRTGRPVLVPDLAAADPYLGAAGRWPAFTREALAAGAAAVFTFPLRIGAIRLGVLDLYRERPGGLDEAEVAEALDLASTATTVLLHAQARRGPDAGPGRLEPWSLPLAHDRAVVHQATGVVSVTAGTGLGEALLLLRARAYTEQRPLDEVAADVVAGRVRLGPGAAGEAT, encoded by the coding sequence GTGGACGCAGAGGCACGGGTCCGCGTCATCCTGGCCGACCTGGTGCGGGACGGGACGACCGCGGCGGACCTGCCCCGCCGGCTGGTGGAGCGGTGCGGGCGCGTGCTGCCCGTCTCCGGGGCCGGTCTGGCCCTGATGGACGACACCGACCACCCCGCCGGTCTCGTGGCGGCCTCCGACGGCGTGGCCGTGGCGTTGGAGGACCTGCAGTTCACCCTCGGGGAGGGGCCGTGCGTGGACGCCTCGCGCACGGGCCGGCCCGTGCTCGTCCCCGACCTCGCCGCCGCCGACCCCTACCTGGGGGCCGCCGGGCGCTGGCCCGCGTTCACCCGCGAGGCGCTGGCCGCGGGCGCCGCCGCGGTGTTCACGTTCCCCCTGCGCATCGGCGCGATCCGCCTGGGGGTCCTCGACCTCTACCGCGAGCGCCCCGGGGGGCTGGACGAGGCCGAGGTGGCCGAGGCCCTGGACCTCGCCTCGACCGCGACCACCGTGCTGCTGCACGCCCAGGCCCGGCGGGGTCCCGACGCCGGCCCCGGGCGGCTGGAACCGTGGAGCCTCCCGCTGGCCCACGACCGCGCCGTCGTGCACCAGGCCACCGGGGTGGTGAGCGTGACCGCCGGGACCGGCCTGGGCGAGGCCCTGCTGCTGCTGCGGGCCCGCGCCTACACCGAGCAGCGCCCCCTCGACGAGGTCGCCGCTGACGTGGTCGCCGGGCGCGTGCGCCTGGGACCGGGCGCCGCGGGGGAGGCGACGTGA
- a CDS encoding rhodanese-like domain-containing protein yields MPTSTPAGISAVDFFAAKLTHQTDPADLAAERAAGAAPLVLDVRSAQGWAQGRLPGAVHLPLDRLREDVGAVAPDLDAPIVVYCWGPGCNGSTRAALVLATMGYTRVRELIGGFEYWVREGLSVVTDAGRTRHAPDPLAAPVGP; encoded by the coding sequence ATGCCGACCTCGACCCCCGCGGGGATCTCCGCCGTGGACTTCTTCGCCGCCAAGCTGACCCACCAGACCGACCCGGCCGACCTCGCGGCCGAACGCGCCGCCGGTGCGGCGCCGCTGGTCCTCGACGTGCGCTCGGCCCAGGGGTGGGCCCAGGGCCGCCTCCCCGGCGCGGTGCACCTGCCCCTGGACCGGCTGCGGGAGGACGTCGGGGCGGTGGCTCCGGACCTCGACGCCCCTATCGTCGTCTACTGCTGGGGGCCGGGCTGCAACGGCTCCACCCGGGCCGCCCTGGTGCTGGCCACGATGGGCTACACCCGGGTCCGCGAGCTCATCGGGGGGTTCGAGTACTGGGTGCGGGAAGGGTTGTCCGTCGTCACCGACGCGGGACGCACCCGGCACGCGCCGGACCCCCTCGCCGCCCCCGTCGGCCCCTGA